A region of Polyodon spathula isolate WHYD16114869_AA chromosome 4, ASM1765450v1, whole genome shotgun sequence DNA encodes the following proteins:
- the LOC121314360 gene encoding peptidase inhibitor 15-like, giving the protein MRGVMRLSVFKALVMCIACGASAWVVTNSTDTLSAPRNATDIGSALKHHLDSANIHKTRRRRYISQDDMIAILDYHNKVRGKVFPPASNMEYMVWDENLAKSAEAWAATCIWEHGPQYLLRFLGQNLSVRTGRYRSILQLVKPWYDEVNDYVFPYPRDCNPRCPLKCYGPMCTHYTQMVWATSNRIGCAVNTCHNMNVWGSVWRRATYLVCNYSPKGNWIGDAPYKVGVPCSACPPSYGGTCSNNMCFPGVTSNYLYWFK; this is encoded by the exons ATGAGGGGAGTCATGAGGCTATCTGTATTTAAAGCTCTTGTTATGTGCATCGCCTGCGGAGCAAGTGCATGGGTAGTGACCAATTCCACTGACACGTTGTCAGCACCAAGGAATGCCACTGACATCGGCTCAGCTTTGAAACATCATTTGGACTCTGCGAATATCCACAAAACTAGACGGAGGCGATACATTTCCCAGGACGATATGATTGCTATTCTCGATTACCACAATAAAGTTCGAGGCAAAGTCTTCCCACCTGCTTCAAACATGGAGTACATG GTGTGGGATGAGAATCTTGCAAAGTCAGCTGAAGCCTGGGCAGCCACGTGCATTTGGGAGCATGGACCTCAATATCTTTTGAGATTCTTGGGCCAGAACTTATCTGTGAGAACCGGACG CTACCGATCCATTCTTCAGCTTGTGAAGCCCTGGTATGATGAAGTCAATGACTATGTTTTTCCATACCCTCGTGACTGCAATCCCAGGTGCCCTCTAAAGTGCTATGGGCCGATGTGTACACATTATACTCAG ATGGTTTGGGCCACTTCAAATCGAATTGGCTGTGCAGTCAACACTTGTCATAATATGAATGTGTGGGGATCAGTATGGAGAAGAGCTACATACTTGGTATGCAATTATTCACCAAA agggaATTGGATTGGAGATGCTCCCTACAAAGTAGGAGTTCCTTGCTCAGCATGTCCACCAAGTTATGGAGGCACATGCAGCAACAACATGTGCTTTCCAGGTGTCACCTCAAACTACCTATATTGGTTTAAATAA